One window of the Acaryochloris sp. CCMEE 5410 genome contains the following:
- a CDS encoding EF-hand domain-containing protein: MNNLKKLEQKFQDYAGDDLRLTIEEFQIALELTNKYLCKRLFHIFDADQTKGISFEEFHSGIHQAQENPLEFAFQLHDGNDDGCIDKQELAKFIRSSLREGNFDLSTAQLQQVRDILFEKADTNQNEEISLSEFKDLLSQSPRLKDILSVSPAQWLQPTSDRSDQQSQPEYWLQRWHYVQNNWIKLLFLALYFGINIALFCYAYRLPQYRLHTVWYRIARGCGLALNFNGALILVPIMRRWMTWLRKTKLNDYLPIDEHLAFHKLVGQVIFGLGLVHTVAHLNNHLAETAAFQIDYPVRLFLLYGSGWTGLLLMLLLLLMWFTALPFIREQGNFNLFFTMHLAYIPWIGLMLLHGPHFYKWAAVSIGAFLIEQVVRYRRSTQQTHIVNAQVLPSNVLALEIARPHDFTFKASDYLYLRCPHIATYEWHPFTISSPPEREDTLSLHIRALGSWTGTLYSQFRDFTEKRNGQTALPKIPVYLDGPYHSPSSHIYQSTYAVLIAGGIGVTPYASLLQSILHQRQAESTLLQLQKVHFYWFNRSQDSFEWLLEMFQRLEAEDSFDLFDLNLYLTGAPKGSNLQFLTTYAAFDLLHQEHQVDLITGLKNQIQAGRPDWNTIFTQLKKQYPTEPVDVYYCGPRGLSSTLRRLCYQHQFSYRKENF; encoded by the coding sequence ATGAATAACCTAAAAAAATTAGAACAAAAATTCCAAGACTATGCTGGCGATGATCTAAGACTCACGATTGAAGAATTCCAAATCGCTTTGGAGTTGACGAACAAATATTTGTGCAAACGTCTATTTCATATTTTTGATGCTGATCAAACGAAAGGGATTAGTTTTGAAGAGTTTCACAGCGGCATTCATCAAGCGCAAGAGAATCCGCTCGAATTTGCTTTTCAACTCCATGATGGCAATGATGATGGCTGTATTGATAAGCAAGAACTCGCAAAATTTATTCGAAGTAGCTTGAGAGAGGGTAACTTTGATCTCTCAACTGCTCAACTACAGCAAGTCAGAGATATTCTATTTGAGAAAGCAGATACTAATCAAAACGAAGAAATATCCTTATCAGAATTTAAAGATCTACTAAGCCAATCTCCTCGATTGAAAGACATATTATCTGTCAGTCCAGCGCAATGGTTGCAGCCAACGTCTGACAGATCAGATCAACAGAGCCAGCCAGAATATTGGCTACAGCGATGGCATTATGTCCAAAACAATTGGATTAAGCTTCTATTTCTAGCGCTGTATTTTGGAATCAATATTGCTTTATTTTGTTACGCCTATCGTTTACCGCAGTATAGGCTCCATACTGTTTGGTATCGAATAGCTCGAGGCTGTGGGTTAGCCCTTAATTTTAATGGCGCATTGATTTTAGTCCCCATCATGCGGCGTTGGATGACATGGCTGAGAAAAACCAAGCTGAATGACTATTTACCCATTGATGAACATCTTGCATTCCATAAACTAGTTGGCCAAGTGATTTTTGGGTTAGGCCTTGTCCATACCGTGGCTCATCTGAATAACCACCTTGCAGAAACAGCAGCTTTTCAAATTGATTATCCTGTACGTCTTTTCTTACTTTACGGCTCAGGATGGACCGGCTTATTGCTGATGCTCTTGCTGTTGTTAATGTGGTTTACTGCCCTACCTTTTATTCGAGAGCAGGGGAATTTTAATCTCTTTTTCACCATGCATTTAGCGTATATCCCTTGGATCGGACTCATGCTTTTACATGGTCCTCATTTTTATAAGTGGGCAGCTGTATCCATTGGCGCTTTTCTAATTGAGCAAGTTGTTCGATATCGTCGTAGCACGCAACAAACCCATATCGTCAATGCCCAAGTTTTACCCAGTAATGTCCTAGCATTAGAAATTGCTCGTCCCCACGACTTCACGTTCAAAGCATCTGACTATCTCTATTTACGATGTCCCCATATTGCCACCTATGAATGGCATCCTTTTACGATTAGCAGTCCCCCTGAACGAGAGGACACTTTGTCTTTACATATACGAGCACTAGGGAGCTGGACGGGCACTCTCTATAGTCAATTTCGAGACTTCACAGAAAAACGGAATGGTCAGACTGCTTTGCCCAAAATTCCAGTGTATTTAGATGGCCCTTATCACAGCCCCAGCAGCCATATCTATCAATCCACATATGCCGTTTTAATTGCTGGAGGCATTGGCGTAACCCCCTATGCCTCATTACTACAAAGTATTTTGCATCAGCGTCAAGCCGAGTCAACTCTCCTTCAGCTTCAGAAAGTCCATTTCTATTGGTTTAATCGCAGTCAAGACTCATTTGAATGGTTATTGGAGATGTTCCAACGACTAGAAGCAGAAGATAGTTTTGATTTATTTGATCTTAATTTGTATTTAACCGGTGCCCCCAAAGGGAGTAATCTGCAGTTTTTAACTACATATGCTGCCTTTGACCTACTCCATCAAGAGCATCAGGTTGATTTAATTACAGGTTTAAAGAACCAAATTCAGGCTGGTCGGCCCGATTGGAATACGATTTTTACCCAATTAAAGAAGCAATATCCAACAGAGCCCGTCGACGTTTACTATTGTGGTCCTAGAGGGTTATCTAGCACGTTAAGACGCCTATGCTATCAACATCAATTTTCTTACCGAAAAGAGAATTTCTAG
- a CDS encoding prohibitin family protein, with translation MQDSRSNSLITVFSVALIVLVVVFSSFFVINPGQAGVVSILGKARDTPFLEGIHLKPPVISAVDVYDLTVQKFEVPAQSSTKDLQDLNARFAINFRLDPMQVVEIRRTQGTLANIVSKIIAPQTQESFKIAAARRTVEEAITQRAELKQDFDDVLENRLEKYGILVLDTSVIDLEFSPEFAKSVEDKQVAEQRSKRAVFVAQEAEQQAQADINRAKGKAEAQRLLAETLKAQGGNLVLQKEAISAWREGGSQMPEVLVTSGSEQANAPFLFNFNDLPK, from the coding sequence ATGCAGGATAGTCGCAGTAATAGTTTGATCACAGTTTTCAGTGTTGCCTTAATTGTATTAGTGGTCGTCTTCAGTAGTTTTTTTGTGATTAACCCTGGTCAAGCAGGTGTCGTCAGCATCTTAGGAAAAGCCAGAGATACTCCATTCTTAGAAGGCATTCACCTCAAGCCTCCTGTGATTTCGGCTGTCGATGTCTATGACCTCACAGTGCAAAAGTTTGAAGTCCCCGCCCAGAGTTCGACCAAAGATCTTCAAGATCTCAATGCTCGATTTGCCATTAACTTCCGACTTGACCCGATGCAAGTCGTAGAAATTCGCCGTACCCAAGGGACCTTAGCGAACATTGTCTCCAAAATTATTGCCCCTCAAACGCAAGAATCCTTTAAAATCGCAGCTGCAAGAAGGACAGTCGAAGAAGCCATTACCCAACGGGCAGAACTCAAGCAGGATTTTGATGATGTCTTAGAGAACCGTTTAGAGAAATACGGCATCCTTGTCTTGGATACCAGCGTGATTGACTTAGAATTTTCGCCTGAGTTTGCTAAATCTGTAGAAGATAAACAAGTCGCAGAACAACGGTCTAAACGCGCTGTTTTTGTTGCCCAAGAAGCTGAGCAACAAGCCCAAGCAGATATTAATCGTGCTAAAGGAAAGGCGGAAGCCCAAAGATTATTGGCAGAAACCCTCAAAGCCCAAGGCGGCAACTTAGTATTGCAAAAAGAAGCCATCTCGGCATGGCGCGAAGGGGGATCTCAAATGCCGGAAGTACTAGTCACCAGCGGTTCTGAACAAGCGAATGCTCCATTCCTGTTCAATTTCAATGACTTGCCGAAATAA
- a CDS encoding NB-ARC domain-containing protein, translating into MTIEDALALIDTALDPSCFKNLHQDIFRLSWQGKSYQEIAETCGYDTDYVRHVGYQLWQNLSQALAQKVTKRNLQVVFRRLEQQSRIASNEVEEIASLILTPQHAKSNINPYPNKVELISDQTTYPLLWPDSPNHLYTKHSQHFVGRQQEQQTLCQWLTRTGQDQTLPVQLISLLGMAGIGKTSLVQQVIHQIQGHFQKVIWCSLRNASTFTETFANIVNTDDQEALQWPTYIDAQIEILMRYFCQHRCLLVLDNFETILQPGQLGGRYQSNYQAYGQLLRHLMDSPHQSCVLLTSREQPIGINLRNQPTVQTLYLKGLSSSETHLFLNHQEVKTTQTGAETLYAYYGGNPYALKVAATNVTSLFHRQVAEWIKQGNFVFGTIQQLLKQQLQRLAPPEQQIVNFIAAETGNVTLDQLHAALVLKDLVSTTDLLPALQSLQSRSLLCNQEDGLQLLPYLREYLRCYQTLIGAKHRASTPAVLTSFQPAALLSTSLPLAHG; encoded by the coding sequence ATGACTATTGAGGATGCCTTAGCCCTAATTGATACAGCTCTTGATCCCTCTTGCTTCAAAAATCTCCATCAAGATATCTTTCGCTTATCCTGGCAGGGCAAATCCTATCAAGAAATAGCCGAAACCTGTGGCTATGATACTGATTATGTCCGCCATGTCGGCTATCAACTTTGGCAAAACCTCTCTCAAGCTTTGGCACAAAAAGTGACTAAAAGGAACTTGCAAGTTGTGTTCCGTCGCTTAGAACAACAAAGCCGAATCGCAAGTAATGAAGTAGAAGAGATTGCTAGTCTTATTCTCACGCCTCAACATGCCAAAAGCAATATCAACCCTTACCCCAATAAAGTTGAACTCATCTCAGATCAAACCACCTACCCACTCCTATGGCCTGATTCACCCAACCATCTCTATACCAAACATAGTCAGCATTTTGTCGGTCGCCAACAGGAACAGCAAACTCTGTGTCAGTGGCTAACTCGCACAGGACAAGACCAAACACTTCCTGTTCAACTCATTAGTCTTCTAGGCATGGCAGGAATTGGCAAAACCTCCCTAGTTCAACAAGTGATTCATCAGATACAAGGCCACTTTCAAAAGGTGATTTGGTGCTCCCTTCGTAATGCTTCAACCTTTACTGAAACCTTTGCCAACATAGTCAATACGGATGACCAAGAAGCCCTACAATGGCCTACTTATATTGATGCCCAAATTGAAATTCTGATGCGCTATTTCTGTCAGCATCGGTGCTTATTGGTGTTAGATAACTTTGAAACCATCTTGCAACCAGGGCAATTGGGAGGACGCTATCAATCGAATTATCAAGCCTACGGTCAACTCCTCAGGCATCTGATGGATTCCCCTCACCAAAGTTGTGTTCTACTCACCAGTAGAGAACAACCCATTGGCATTAACTTGCGCAATCAACCCACCGTTCAAACCCTGTATTTAAAAGGACTTTCATCCTCGGAAACCCACCTCTTCTTGAACCATCAGGAGGTAAAGACAACCCAAACCGGCGCTGAAACCTTATACGCCTACTATGGTGGCAACCCCTATGCACTTAAAGTCGCAGCAACCAATGTGACATCTTTATTTCACCGCCAAGTTGCTGAATGGATCAAACAAGGCAACTTTGTATTTGGAACCATTCAGCAACTCTTAAAACAGCAGCTCCAAAGACTAGCACCTCCCGAGCAGCAGATTGTTAACTTTATTGCTGCAGAAACAGGCAACGTCACCCTGGATCAACTTCATGCAGCATTAGTCCTCAAAGATCTCGTTTCAACTACCGATCTTTTACCTGCATTGCAATCTCTTCAGAGTCGTTCTTTACTCTGCAACCAGGAAGATGGTCTACAACTATTGCCGTATCTCCGTGAATATTTGCGTTGTTACCAGACCCTGATTGGTGCAAAACATAGAGCCAGTACACCCGCAGTATTGACGAGTTTTCAGCCTGCAGCACTTCTCTCTACTTCTCTGCCCTTAGCTCATGGCTAG
- a CDS encoding thioesterase family protein gives MYTRTVRLQDTDAAGVVYFTSALDICHEAFEDSLMGAGIDIRTFFSNPDTATPIIHADIDFLKPSFCGDQLTLQLSTHQLAEDEFEVRYNITAVNKGERLIAKATIRHVCINPINRQRQPLPKELVTWIQRWSLAMS, from the coding sequence ATGTACACACGTACCGTTCGTCTCCAAGATACTGATGCTGCGGGGGTAGTCTATTTCACCAGCGCGCTTGATATCTGCCATGAAGCTTTTGAAGATTCACTGATGGGGGCGGGGATTGATATTCGTACATTCTTTAGCAACCCAGATACAGCAACACCAATCATCCATGCCGATATAGATTTTCTCAAGCCCAGTTTTTGTGGCGATCAGCTAACCCTTCAACTGAGTACTCACCAACTCGCTGAGGATGAATTTGAAGTTCGCTACAACATTACGGCGGTGAATAAAGGGGAACGGCTAATCGCCAAAGCGACGATTCGGCATGTGTGTATTAATCCTATTAATCGGCAACGCCAGCCCCTACCTAAAGAATTGGTGACTTGGATTCAGCGGTGGAGTCTAGCCATGAGCTAA
- a CDS encoding VOC family protein has protein sequence MRDIGLTHIALPVADIHRSIEFYATYAQMQVVHKRLDGASGIPVVWLSDGIRPFVIVLIQKEVVQPVLTPLAHLGVGCPSREALDRLCDQAKQQGILLDGPQDSGYPVGYWAFLRDPDGHTLELSYGQEVGLTVEQAIQQD, from the coding sequence ATGAGAGATATCGGACTAACCCATATTGCCCTCCCGGTGGCAGACATTCATCGCAGTATTGAGTTTTATGCCACCTATGCTCAGATGCAGGTTGTTCACAAACGTCTCGATGGGGCATCCGGTATCCCTGTCGTGTGGTTATCGGATGGCATCCGACCTTTTGTGATCGTGTTGATTCAAAAAGAAGTGGTACAACCCGTGTTAACCCCATTAGCCCACTTAGGAGTTGGGTGTCCCAGCCGGGAAGCATTGGATCGCCTCTGTGATCAAGCGAAACAACAGGGAATTCTGTTAGATGGGCCTCAAGATTCTGGCTATCCCGTTGGTTATTGGGCCTTTCTACGAGATCCAGATGGTCACACCTTAGAGTTATCCTATGGCCAAGAAGTGGGCCTGACTGTTGAGCAAGCTATCCAACAAGACTAG
- a CDS encoding M23 family metallopeptidase: MATIETLQQIIDKQAVISLETFREGKTILLENIQSKLKDIGAYTFILDGLYGPRTEIALNKFCNAVFLDNMQTQLIGPTFAQKLLDAPPPSFSAGPGQDNFFIRPVEQGVVTSEFGYRIHPLTGLNRLHAGIDIGGNNRKPIFAASGGTVSIAGFVSGYGNFIEIQHNNIFSSAYAHMENFFVNVGDTVNQGDLIGRVGQTGGVTGPHLHFEILQNGSFINPRDKVAFPARGIEFSLLN, from the coding sequence ATGGCAACAATAGAAACACTTCAGCAGATAATTGATAAACAAGCTGTCATTAGTTTAGAAACATTTCGAGAAGGGAAGACTATTCTGTTAGAAAATATTCAGTCTAAATTAAAAGATATTGGAGCATATACTTTTATATTAGATGGCTTGTATGGACCAAGAACGGAAATAGCTCTAAATAAATTTTGTAATGCTGTGTTCTTAGATAATATGCAAACTCAACTTATTGGTCCAACCTTTGCACAAAAACTACTTGATGCTCCTCCACCAAGCTTTTCTGCTGGGCCTGGTCAAGATAATTTTTTTATTCGTCCAGTAGAACAAGGTGTTGTTACAAGTGAGTTCGGATATAGAATACATCCGCTGACTGGTCTCAATAGGCTACATGCGGGAATCGATATTGGTGGAAATAATCGAAAGCCAATTTTTGCTGCATCAGGAGGAACTGTTAGCATAGCTGGATTCGTTTCAGGTTATGGAAACTTTATTGAAATTCAGCATAACAATATATTCTCAAGTGCTTATGCGCATATGGAAAATTTTTTCGTTAACGTTGGTGACACTGTCAATCAAGGTGATTTGATCGGTCGTGTAGGTCAAACAGGTGGAGTGACAGGACCGCATCTTCACTTTGAGATTTTACAAAATGGTAGTTTTATTAACCCCCGTGATAAGGTTGCTTTTCCTGCTAGAGGTATAGAGTTTAGTTTATTGAACTAA
- a CDS encoding lysylphosphatidylglycerol synthase domain-containing protein, translating into MHRYFNFFVRWGILGATLIFLIKTLLSHWQDVKALELQQQAWLYGGAAFAIALFAQLWLGILWCWILAAFKHPLPKRWAIITFLRHTLAKYIPGSVWHLYGQVKAAQKKGLGLELATLSVLLEPLFVIAAAIGLALWNTSYGLWLGALLGVILLILHPRVLNFLWQQVRKLKGKQVSSVKMQYYPLRVLLGAIFFMVLRGLIFILIVLAFTPINWSALSPLMSGFSMAWLLSLVIPTPAGMGVFEASAIDILHPYLSPGLLLAAVAIYRFINVGAEMMGAGCAYLLKEG; encoded by the coding sequence ATGCATCGGTACTTCAATTTTTTTGTTCGCTGGGGAATATTGGGGGCAACCCTTATTTTCCTGATCAAGACGTTGCTCAGTCATTGGCAGGATGTCAAAGCCCTGGAACTACAGCAACAGGCCTGGTTATATGGGGGTGCTGCATTTGCGATCGCACTCTTCGCACAACTCTGGTTAGGTATATTATGGTGCTGGATTTTAGCCGCCTTTAAACATCCACTCCCTAAACGATGGGCCATCATCACATTCTTACGACATACCCTCGCTAAATATATTCCAGGTAGTGTGTGGCATTTATATGGTCAGGTCAAAGCTGCTCAGAAAAAAGGCTTAGGGCTAGAGTTAGCGACTTTAAGTGTTTTACTGGAGCCACTCTTCGTCATTGCTGCTGCCATCGGATTGGCGTTATGGAATACGTCCTATGGTCTTTGGCTCGGCGCATTACTGGGAGTGATTTTGCTGATTCTTCATCCCCGAGTTCTCAATTTTTTGTGGCAACAGGTTCGTAAGCTCAAGGGCAAGCAAGTGAGTAGTGTCAAGATGCAATACTACCCGCTGCGAGTCCTACTAGGAGCAATCTTTTTTATGGTTTTACGAGGGCTAATTTTTATCCTAATTGTCTTGGCTTTTACACCGATTAATTGGTCAGCTCTCAGTCCATTGATGAGTGGTTTTAGCATGGCTTGGCTACTGAGCTTAGTCATTCCTACACCAGCAGGTATGGGCGTATTTGAAGCATCCGCTATTGATATCTTGCATCCATACTTGTCTCCTGGGCTGTTGTTAGCAGCAGTCGCCATTTATCGGTTTATCAATGTTGGGGCTGAGATGATGGGTGCAGGGTGCGCCTATTTGCTGAAAGAAGGCTAA
- a CDS encoding glycoside hydrolase family 104 protein translates to MSEISVRAKVPTVIKRLPVNSTELPNSQKFSLSLSNSIGVNWIRNASNNHWEFELKSPKLGFFNWFAFKDHVTVFGIPTESNLSDQRQAFLDMVAFAEGTDQNLNSARTGYDIIFTFDRFTNFSDHPRRIRCSGNLCSDAAGRYQFLSTTWDFCQLSLNLPDFSPSSQERAALFLIKNRGSLDEVDAGNIEKALYDPATDNGVSFEWASLPPGQYGQPIKTLQQVKNAFVQAGGTLQI, encoded by the coding sequence ATGTCAGAAATAAGTGTAAGAGCTAAAGTCCCTACCGTTATCAAGCGACTACCAGTTAATAGTACTGAACTTCCCAATTCACAGAAATTTTCATTATCTTTAAGCAACAGTATTGGAGTAAATTGGATTCGTAATGCATCCAATAATCATTGGGAGTTTGAACTAAAATCTCCAAAATTAGGTTTCTTTAATTGGTTTGCCTTCAAAGATCACGTCACAGTTTTTGGTATTCCTACAGAATCAAATCTATCAGATCAGCGTCAAGCATTTTTAGATATGGTTGCGTTTGCAGAAGGTACTGATCAAAACTTGAATAGTGCTCGAACTGGATATGACATAATCTTTACCTTTGACCGTTTTACAAATTTTTCTGACCATCCGCGGCGTATCCGTTGTTCGGGCAATTTATGCTCAGATGCTGCAGGGCGTTACCAATTTTTATCAACCACATGGGATTTTTGCCAACTCTCACTCAACCTTCCTGATTTCTCACCTTCTAGCCAGGAAAGGGCTGCATTATTTTTAATAAAAAATAGAGGTTCTTTAGATGAAGTGGATGCAGGTAATATTGAGAAAGCACTGTATGATCCTGCTACTGATAATGGTGTGAGTTTTGAGTGGGCTTCACTTCCTCCTGGCCAATATGGTCAGCCTATAAAAACATTACAACAAGTGAAAAATGCTTTTGTTCAAGCTGGAGGAACACTACAGATCTAG